The following nucleotide sequence is from Rosa rugosa unplaced genomic scaffold, drRosRugo1.1 SCAFFOLD_181, whole genome shotgun sequence.
ATCAGTGAGTGTACAAAATGAGAACAAAGAGCTGACTGATAAGCTCCAGAGCTTGTTGTTCCAGGAGGAATTGTTTTGGAAGCAGCGGTCAAAAATTACTTGGCTCAAGGAAGGGGATCGAAACACCGGTTTTTTTCACCGGAAAACTGAGAATAGGAAACGCAAGAACTCATTGCAAGGCTTATTTGATGTTACGGGACAGTGGCAGGATAAAGATGAGGGTATTGAGAATGTGATCACCACTTATTTTTCTAAAATGTTTCAAGCATCCGAAATTGATGTTGAGGCTTTGAATTTAACTCTGGAGGACATTGTCCCTAGGGTTCTCATGAGATGAATGCTCAGCTTTGTGCGACGTATACTAAGGAGGATGTACGTTTTGCTCTTTTTCAGATGTATCCTACTAAATCCCCAGGTCCGGATGGAATGCCCCCTCTTTTTTTCCAACACTATTGGGATCACATTGGGGATGATATTTTTGCAGCAGTTCATAGCTTTGTTCAGACAGGTCACTTGTTGAAGCAAGTTAATTTTACTTATATTTGTCTTATTCTGAAAGTGAGTAATCCAGAACACATGTCAGATCTGCGACCAATTGCGTTGTGTAATGTGATATACAAGATTTGTTCGAAGGTTATTGCTAATAGATTGAAGCTTATTCTACCGAAGGTGATTTCCCATTTCCAAAGTGCTTTTGTCCCGGGTAGGCTCATTACTGATAATATATTAGTGGCAAATGAGATTGCACATTTCATGCATAACAAGAGGGATGGGGATGATGGTTCTATAGGTTTGGGTTTGCAAGACTTTGGATTTCTATGGTTATGCAATGTGTGAGTACGGTGCGGTATTCATTTTTGATCATAGGGAGACCACGGGGCTATGTGACCCCTAGTAGGGGATTACTACAGGGAGATCCATTGTCACCCTATCTTTTTCTCCTAGGAGCTGAAGGCTTTTCAGCGTTACTACAACAGAGATTGTCTACAGGAGCCCTTCCAGGTATTGCGGTCTGTGCTAATTCACCTTCGGTAAATCATTTATTATTTGCGGATGATAGTATGCTCTATGCACAGGCTTCATTGGAGTCTTGTGGTGTTATCCAGGAGGTCTTAGATATTTATGGACGAGCTTCTGGTCAGGTGGTTAACTTTGCTAAGAGTTCGGTGGTGTTTAGCAAAAATGTGGATAACGAGTTACAAGCAGACATCTCTATATTTTTAGGGGTGGAGGTTGTGGTTCTCATGCAAAATATTTAGGTCTTCCCACGTACGTAGGACGGAAGAGAACATCTACTTTTCAGTATATCAAGGAGAGACTCTCAAAAAAATTAACTTCTTGGCAAGGAAAATTGTTGAGTGGTGCAGGAAAGGATATTTTGATCAGGGTGGTGGCTCAAGCGTTACCTAATTATGCGATGAGCGTCTTTCAACTTACTCAAGGGTTTTGTGATGATCTGGAACAGCAGTGTgcaaggttttggtggggtAGCACATTAGATAAAAGGAAAATACACTGGAAGAGTTGGAATGCTCTTTGTAACCCGAAAGAAGAGGGTGGATTAGGTTTTCGTAGTCTCTCCAATTTTAATTCTGCCATGCTAGCAAAACAAGCATGGAGGATACTGAATCATCCTGGATCGCTTGTTGCTAGGATCTACAAAGCAAGATATTTTCCGAACACTTCTCTTTGGGAGGCCTTACCTCATGCCTCGCCTTCGTATTCTTGGAGGAGCATTTTCTCTACACGGGAAATTCTTAAAGAAAATTGTTATTGGCAGGTCGGTACCGGCGAGAACATTGGTATTTATTATGATAATTGGGTGGTGGCATTACCTTCTGGACGACCTCTATCCGCGGGGTTGGCGTTGGGTGACTGTCGAACGGTGAATGAATTGATGTGTGAACCTGGTAGGTGGAACATACCCTTGTTAGAAGAGGTATTCACGGTCGAAGAAGCAGCTAGGATTGCGGCAATTCCTCTGAGTAGGAGAGTAGTGAATGACCGGCTTTGTTGGAAACTATCGAAAGATGGAAACTTCTCAGTGAAGACAGCCTatagatttgctttcttgaagtCCTCCAATTATCATCCACTACAGCTCCCAGTTGGCTCGAGTTTTTGGAAAAAACTATGGAAAGTGGTCATTCCTAACAAAGCTAAGATTCATGTCTGGAGGGCGTGTCTGGATATACTTCCATCTCTAGGAAGCTTGGCTTCGAAGCGAGTGGTGGTGGATTCGCATGCATGCGTGTTATGTGAGGTTCATCATGAAACTGCTCTTCATATATGCAGGGACTGTCCCTATACAAGGTTGGTGCTGCAAATGAATGCTTTGATTTTTCAGGTATGTTATAGCCCTAGTAATATGCATGGGGATGTTATTAGCTGGCTGAATCAGTGTGCTAAAGATTTGTCGTTAGCTCATTTTGGAGTTTTTATTCTCTATATGGGGAGTTTGGAAGGAAAGAAATGATCGAGTTTGGAATCAAAAGAAGTGTGAGGCTCGGGATGTTAGCTTGGGGATTGTCTCTAGATTGCAGGAATTTAGGTTTCATACCATGAAGCTTTCACAACCTAAAATTGCACGTAGAGCTGTGTGGAGGGCGCCTCCAGTGGGGTTGATTAAAATAAATGTGGATGGTGCATTCCATTATGCCACTAGGAAAGGTGGTTTGGGTTTTGTGCTTAGAAACGAGGCTGGGATGATGTTAGGCGGCGGGGCTGGGCCTTTGAGTGGTTTGCTTTCATTGGAACATGCGGAAATCTTAGCATGCAAAGTTGCGCTAGAGTTCGCAGGGGAGCACAGTTTTGGTCCAGTTATGCTGGAAACTGATGCATTGGAGGTTCAGCGTCAACTTTCATTGAGTGAATCTGCCAACTTGTCGTTACTGGGTAGAATATATGATGATGTAGTGGCTCTTTTGGAAGCTCAGAGTGTGGTGCAGGTGCTACATGTTGGCCGGCGGGGCAATGGGGTAGCGCATCTGTTGGCTACCCATGGCCACTCTATTAGGCAAAATGCCTTTTACTTTTCAGTTCCAGATTGCTTACAAGCTGCGATTGCAACTGAGCTTTGTAATGTGTAGACTCTTTTCTTTCAATAAATGGCTTACCTCCCTTGATTCAAaaaatgtaatttataaatacatttaaattatttgatcttcatttaaaaaaataatataaatttaaaattagctaaaatagagagcattgatgcagacgtatttctaaagtggttagccaaaatgactttttagttattttagctaaaattttaCTCAAAAATGGTTAGcattgctaaaaatgctctcaagtctcaactaaCCAACCTATAGAACTAGCCCGGTGATGCTACAAGGGACTGAACACCCTTTGGGTACCTGTCCCTTTGATTCCTTGCTGGATCTCACCTACCTCTCTCTTCAACTAGTTTTTTTGGTTGATTTCTTAGCAGATGAAGGTCTTCTTGTTGGAGATGGTTTGAGTTATGTGGTTATGACTTTTGTTTCTGGAAATTTGGATGATGGGTACTGCGGAATCGCCATCGAACTCCTCAACGATCTCTCGATCTGGTTAGATGTTGCTGTTGGTGGCTCTGTTTTCCTAGGCGGCGGAGCTGCTGGTTCTTCTTCGTTTACGGCAACTGTGTTGGCTAACCAAGATTATGGGCTTTAGGCCCactatgtttgtttgtttcttttttcgtCTGGGTCTTTTGGGCCTCTGTTGTCTACTTATGTTTTTGCTTGGAAGGCGTAGTTGTTCTTCTTCTGTAACAGTTTCTCTTTAATATTTCAGTTCTTGTTGTTTgccaagaaataaaaaataaaaaaaaatctaaattcGAGCAGCCTTGATCATCTTATTAGAGAGAAACAAACTTGACAAAGATCAAGAAAGATGAATGTGCAACGATAATGAACTTTAAAGTGATGTCTGACGTTTAGAATTTTTTACGATTTGGTTTAACATGTTATTATTTGATTAATACGTAAAACAACATAAGATGACTAATGTGATCTTACCGTAGTTCAAAATATTTCCCGATAAGGTGTTTGATTATAATAATACTATAgagtttttttttgaaagaataaGTCAGCCCTTTGTTGAAATGAAAAACCAATCACATGCATACAATACATAGCTCAGCTGCAACTGCAGCTAGAAGAAAAGGAggagtagaaaaataaaaacaatcttGCTGCAAAGAGCAAGCATAAGTTGCTAACTGATGGGTTACACCATTGCCCAGTCGGCCTACATGAGCCACCTTCACAAAAGAGTGAGACTGCAACATGATCACTAGATCATTGTATAACCTTCCCAGCACGGACGTATTGCCAGTAGTAGAAGCACTCAATTGACCTTGGACTACCAAAGCATCAGTCTCCAATATTGCAGGAAATAAAGCATGGTCAACTACAAACTCCATTGCCTTCTTACAAGCTAGCACCTCCCCGTGCTCCGGTGACAACAACCCACTGAGAGGGCAAGTGCCCCCTGCCAACATAACACCAAGTTCATTACGAATCACAAAACCCGCTCCACCCTTTCTGGTCACATGATCAAAAGCCCCGTCGACATTAATCTTCAAGACACCCACAGGAGGTGCCACCCAACGCACCACCCTGCTTCTTCTACCCATACTTCCCCCACTGCTCAGGTTGTGGGAACGAAATTCCTGTAACCTGGACATAGAGCGAAGAACAACATCACTCGCTGCCCCCTTCTTTTGGTCCCATACCCTATCATTTCTCTCCTTCCAAATCGCATACAGAAGAAAGATAAATTCTCCAAAACTTGTTTGGGACAATTCCGCAGCACATGCACCTAACCATTGAATCAAATCACAGCCTACATGCTGAGGCCCATAGCAAACTTGTCGCAGTACCGCATTGGACTGCAACACCATCTGAGTAAAAGGACAATCCTTACAAAGATGTAAAGTGGATTCATTATGTGCTTCACATAACATACACATCAAGGATTCTAGCTGCACCCTTCTCGACTCCAATGTAACAAGAGACGGCAAAATATCCAAACACACCCTCCACATATGAATCTTGGCCTTATTTGGAATAGATGATTTCCAAACCTTCTTCCAGAAAGCCTCTCCCACAGAAGAGATAATGGGACTATAATTAGAAGAAGTAGAAAACGAAAAATGGTAGGCCGAGTTCACGGAAAACTTACCATCCTTAATCAACCTCCAAATCAGCCTATCATCCACCACCCTTCGACTCAAAGGGATATTAATAATCGCCTCTGCTTCATCCGCCAAAAACAGCCGAAATTTTTTAGCTTCATCCCAAGACCCCGTCGCCATAATTAAATCCTTCACCCAAGTTACCTCCCTTCGAGCCAAGTCTGTAGTTGTAGGTCTCCCAGCAGGTAATGTCGGAACCTAAGTAGTAGAGAAAATCCCAATGTCCTTCTCATCCCCCACTTGCCAACAACAACAATCTTTGAGCATTTCCTGAGTAGAAAATATACTTCTCCAAGAGTAGGAAGGCGAAGCATGAGGAACAGCCTCCCAAAATGAAACATCCGGGGAATACTTGGCCTTATACATACGAGCCACTAGAGAAGAAGGATTAAGAAGCACCCGCCATGCCTGTTTTGCTAACATAGCCGAATTAAAATCAGTAAGACTCTGAAATCCAAGGCCATCAGTCTCCTTTGGATTGCACAATACATTCCAGGTTTTCCAATGGATGTTCCTCTTGTCTAGAGTGCTTCCCCACCAAAACCGGGCTCACATTTGTTCCAtatcatcaaaaaaaaattttgtcaGCTTAAAGACACTCATGGCATAAGTAGGTAACGCAGCAGCCACCACTCTGATAAGAATATCCTTCCCTGCCCCGCTAAGCAATTTTCCTTGCCAGCCCGCCAGTTTCTTTGCCAACTTTTCTTTTATGTATTGAAAAGTTGCAGTCTTCTTATGACCTACATAGGTAGGCAAACCTAGGTACTTTTCATGGGCCTCCACCACTTGTACCCCCATATAGCTCGAAACTTCCTCCTGCATCTCCACCGAAACGTTCTTGCTAAAAGCCACCGAACTCTTCTCAAAGTTAACAAGTTGACCAGAGGCCCTCCCATAGGTCTCAATAACATCCTGCAACTCATAGCAAGCCTCCAACGAAGCATGAGCATAAATCATGCTATCATCAGCAAACAATAAATGATTTATGGAGGGAGCATTTACACAAACCTCGATCCCGGGCAAAAGACCCAAAGCTTGCTTCTGTTGCAACAACGCAGAGAAACCTTCAGCACCAAGCAGAAACAAATAAGGTGAAAGAGGATCACCTTGGCATTAACCCCGACCAGGACAAACATAGCCTCTCGGTTTACCCCTAATCAAAAAGGAATACCGAACAGAGGATAGACATTGCATGACTGTATCAATCCAACTCTGAGCAAACCCAAACCGGACCATCACCATTCTCAGGAAAATCCACTCCATACGGTCATAAGCCTTGCTTAGATCCAGTTTAAGGGCCATAAATCCTTCACTACCATCCCTTTTATTATGCACAAAATGCGCTATCTAAAAAAcagcctaggcgctaggcgtcTCGTCACCGACCCGATTTTGCCCTGGGCGATTGATTTAGGCGTGAGGCTGCTCGGCGGCCGCCTAGACTGTCTAGGCGGTCTGGGCGGTGGCTAGGAGGTCTAGGCGCCGGGTCTGGGCGGgagatggattttttttttttcggtcgaAGACGACAATCTTCTCTCAACACTGTTCTCACTTTTCATTCTCTCACCGtcggacaaaaacccaaaactgaAAACCAAGACCTCTCTCTCGACCATCGACGGCAGCGACAACCTGGTTCATATATGAGAACTGGGTCTTCTGGGTTTGAATAAAGTACTGGTTTTGATAAGTTGATGTTACCTATAGTTGATTGAGCGGTGATTCGTTGCGAAACGGAGCGGAGGCAAGGTGGGAGAGAGGTCATCCGGGCCTTGAAAGGGGCGGAGCCGGCGAAGAAGGTCTAGGCGATGGAGCTTGGAGGCTAAATCCATGGTGGGTCTGTGAGAAAAAGGGAGATCGAGAATTTGAGGGAGAAGAGAAAGGTGAAGTCCTTTTTCTGTGGGTATGAATACGGAATGGATCTAGAAAAATGTATTAAATATTATGGGATGGATCTAGGAAAAGGTGTTTGGCACCTTTAATTATAGGATTAATTTTTTTGCTTAGTTGGCTGCTAAAATAGACGAACCAAGGTCTGGTTCAATTACTAatatatgaatgatattttctgtctattctaaaaaaaaaaaaaaaaagaagatatttTCTGTCTTGAATAATCTCATAAATGATTAACTCATCAAGAACACGATCTAGGCCTAAATAATTCTTGAGAAACTACACTTTATATGTAATGAATATGAGAAACTATTctttatatgttataaaaataaaataaaaattaaaaattaaaaaaaccgcctagtccccgcctaggctccCACCTAGGCCTCTGGGCGCTAGGCCCCAGactaccgcccgactagcgcctagcgttttttagaaccatgCTCATTAGCAACAAGAATATTATCAGTAATGAGTCTTCCCGGGACAAAAGCACTTTGAAAGGTTGATATTACTGAGGGTAGAATAATCTTCAATCTGTTCGCAATTACCTTCGAGCAAATCTTATAAATGACATTACACAACGCAATTGGCCTCAAATCAGACATATTCTCAGGGGAACTGACCTTTGGAATAAGACATGTGTGTGTAATTAATTTGCCCGAGTAGCTGTCTCGTGTGTAGAAAACTCTTCACTGCTTCAAATACGTCAATCCCAATATTGTTGGAAAAATAATGGCGGCATCCCATCTGGTCCTGGTGACTTTGTTGGATACATCTGGAATAATGCTTGACGAACTTCCTCCAAAGTATAATCTGCACACAAATGATCATTCATCTCTTGACTAATGCAAGGTTGGGTAGCCTCCAACGTCTTATTAACCGCCTCAAAGTCCACTTCAGAAGCCTGAAACATAGTTTCAAAATAGGACGTGATAATTTTCTCAACATCAGCATCCTCCTCCTTCCACTGCCCATCTTCATCATATAAACCTTGCAACATATTTTTCCGTCTTCTGTTAGTAGCTTTCCGGTGAAAGAATCCAGTATTCCGGTCTCCTTCCTTAAGCCAAGTAACTTTAGATCGTTGTCGCCTAAAAGTCTCTTCTTGATACAATAAAGTTTGAAGTCGATCCAGCAACTCCTTCTTTTCTTGCTGTACTGCCTCAGAAATAGGCACCCCAAGAAGTTCCTCCATTCTAGTCCGTAAACCTAGCATCTGAAGTTGTCTACCACGAAAAACCTGCTTCTGCCATTTATCCAGACGAATATGAGTATGCTCAATTTTCTTTGCGACACAAAACATTGGGGTACCAGCAATATCAGTCCGCCAAGCCTCCTCCACAACCCCAACACATTCCGGATGTTGTACCCAAAATGCTTCAAACTTAAAGCGATGAAACTTTGGCTGGAGACTAGTGGAACTGTACTAGCCCTTAACAAAATAGGAACATGGTCCGAATCAGAGGGCAACAGATGAAAAAGCTTAGAATGACCGAAAAGATCAAACCAAGACGGCGTACAGACCGCCCTAGCCAGTCGCAACTGAGTTTCCGAGTTCCACCAAGTAGCCAAAGATCCATGGAACCCTAGGTCTAGAAGATCCCCATATCCTAGTGCTTCCCGAAAGCTTCTCGATCATATGTCTTTCCGCCCTAATCGGCCCATCAATCTTCTCCCCGTTATTAAGTATCTCATTAAAGTCACCGATCACAACCCATGATAATGAATCAAGATCTGAGAGTTCACGAAGTAACTGCCAGGAACGATCCCTTTCTGCAGTCCTAGCATACCCATAGAAACCAGTCAGACGCCATGACAATGCCCCAGATTCCCCTACCACTTCCGCATCCATATGATGCGCCGACGTCATACGCATCCGCAACTGAACctcatcactcaaaaagaaaCCCAGTCCACCTGCTTGTCCCTCACTAAGCACCGCCTCTACATGTGCAAAGCCTAGCGCGTGCTGCAATCGTTCAAACTCTTCCCTACGGCTTATTTTTGTCTCACAGAGAAGCACAATCTGGGGCCTATTTTGAGTAATCAAATCCTTCAACGCCCTAACCGTTGCATCATTACATATTCCTCGGCAATTCCAGCTGAGTACGTCCAGATCCATTGTGGACCATTTTGCTTTCTACGGACGAGAAAGTATCCCTAGGGCCAGAGCGGCTAGGTCAGAATATTGCAATATTCTTTTTTCTACTATAGAGTTTACAATATAGTTTAGAGATGTTAGAGATCTATAGGCATTCTTTGAATTTGAAGCACAGAAACAAATGTCCCACATAAATTAGACTAGGCAAATTGGGCATGTTTCTTTATGACTCTTCTTATTAACTTATAGTCCAAATGGATGGGTGATGATCAAAAGCTCTCATTAATCATTAGATTCTTAAGCTTTTGCATCTGGCCAAATCCATTTATTCCCAGTGTCATCTCTCATTGTCTGTGGGAGACTTGTCATCCCTTTGTTCTGTCATTTGATTAACGATTAACAAGGTAGACTGAGCCCTACTCCTAGAATAATTAAGGGAGGTGTGAAGGTCACACAAAATGGTGGTACTAAATGTTGAAAATTACTTGGATTCTTGCTTAATTTTCTGGGAATCTTTCATtagtttttctctctttgttgtCTTTCTGGTTTTTGTGGCTTGTCCTTCTCATATTCCTACCCTCTTTTCTGGGTATTTTGGCCCTATTCCAATCTGGACCTGCATTATTCAACCTTGCCTTTAACCCAAGGCAGTGTGTGTGGGCGATCTCTccacattttctttttctctttgtgACACAAAATCTCTGATTAAAGGGCAAAGACTAAAGAGCATATGTTAAAGTgaaaagctcaaatgaaaaTATTCAAAATAATATAGACTGCAAAAGCTTCTTCTAACTTCCAGTGGCTTGGCTTTTGTAGGCTTTCAGCTTGTAGATTTGGTCACATTATGCATcaccaaaaaagagaaaaaagaaaaaagggagaaaaGGAAAGATTATTCATGGATTTCTGTTAGTGATAGTTCAATACTATTACAAATGTGTACTGGTCCCGATCAATAGTATTAGAAGGTCCATGATCACACATGGGCTTCTTTCAAGTAGCTCTTTACTAGTGCTCTGTGAAAAGTGGGTTGAGCTAAAATCTTGTATGATAGACTTGGGCTGAGAAGATGGGAGCCCTTGTTTAAAAACTAAGCAAAGATAACAAACTAACCCATCCGAAGATGTTACAAAATGCGCCTAACTAGGTGACAATCTAATAAGATTTGTGGCTTCAATTTTAGGTGTCATGTTATGTCATGTGTTTAAGTGACATCATCTGTTTGCCAAATCatgcaatttaaaaaaaaaaatattttaccCTTTTAAAATCTAATGGTTCTAATTATTTTGGCTTTATTCTAAAAAGAATAAATTTATTTTGGCTTCATTTTGCCATTTAATTTGCAAACTTGACGCGAACTTCTGTTAGTGAAAGTGACTATTTGTACCATAACGTGGAAAAACTTATTCAAGACCTAAGAAATTTGTGATTTGATGTGTATAAGGTTCATAGTTGCATGCGCGAGAAGGTCAAGAACATCATAATCATGTCTTACTCTCTTAAAAGGTTATACTTATCTAAGAATCTCTCTTCCACCGCCATTCAATCATGTGTCAAAATTGCATCATTCTTGCATGCATTAGTAGCGATGCTCCCCTGGCCTAAATCATTCTAGCTAGCTCATTTCTGTCATAAGTTAGAGCTcctcattaaaaacaaacaaataaataaaatgaatatATATGGTGCAGGAAAAAACTTACTTGATCTTGTAATACATTGATACACAAAATTACAAACTCGATTAGACGCTCTTACGATTTTTTATGAGATTATTACCTTCCTTCAAAACTCACAATCTGCTTAAATCATCTCATATGAGTCTATTAGTCTAAGAACATCTTTAACCGCATGGTAAAGTTTCACTACATTAAAAGATCGTTGCTTTAGCCTACTTTTGTAGCAGTGTTCAGCTAGCTGTCCATTATTTCCTGCAGACAAAAAGCCAAATGACAGTGACGATGTCTGATTAATTCATCAAATGAGTACCAGCCTTATAATCATCGATCGATACTCTCCTCAGTCCACACACCAAAGCTTTTGCATTTTGCACCTTATCTGTATCGGAAGCTCGGCTTTCTCTCATGGAGATGCAGATGGAGCTCCAGCCACAACCACACGTACTACTATTGCCCTTCCCAGCACAAGGCCACATCAAGCCCATGCTAGCCTTGGCGCAGCTTCTCTGCCACGCCGGCATCCACGTCACCTTCCTCAACACCGAGCATAACCACCGCCAGCTCACCCAACGCCAAGCCCTCTCCACCCGATTCCCTACTCTCCACTTCCACTCCATCTCCGACGGCCTCCCCTCCGATCATCCACGCTCCATTTCCCCTAATCTCATGGACATAGTCACGTCCCTGAGGTCCAAAACGGCGCCGCTCCTGCATCAACTCCTGGTCTCCCTCATGAGCAAAAACGACGTCGGCTCTGCAGCTCAGCTGCCTCCTTTGGGCTGTGTGATAACAGACGGGATCATGTGTTTCGCAATTGAAGTGGCGGAGGAGGTCGGAATTCCCGTAATTGCCCTCCGCACCACCAGCGCTTGCAGCTTCTGGTGTTACTCGTGCATCCCCAAGCTAATTGAAGAAGCTCAGCTGCCTTTTGGAGGTCAGTAACTGCCTGCCATAGTGGCCAATCATTGATTTGTTTCCTTGTTCTTATCCTATCGCGGTTATGATCATCAAGTGGTCATTTTTAATACAAAAAATGAAGCAGGAAAAACAGAGTTACTTTGCTTTTATTACCATACCTAGGTTATAGACAAATGAAGTAGAAatttttttgtgtttattacCGCAACTAGGAGACATGAACCAAGGAATTAACACACAAAGAAAATTggggacacacacacacatatttttATTACAACCTATCATTTTTGAGTTGATCTTGAGGACCGTCTCAGTCATACATAGGAGTATATACTACTATGCTAGCTAAAAGGTCGAATGGACGAGTTTCTTAGGTCAGTAACTGCTTGCCATAGTGGCCAATCGATTTTTATTTCCTTGTTTTTATCCTATGGCGGTTATGAATCAAATAGTAAAtttgattggattcaattttcATGTTTTCAAGTTTTATATTGATTGCACTAATGAAGGGAATGCATGTTTTAAATTACTTTGAACAGATCATGATATGGATAAGATAGTGAGCGGCATTCCTGGGATGGAATGCCTTTTACGACGAAGAGACCTACCGAGTATTTGCGGAGTACCAACGGACCACCCGGTTATCCAGTTTTTCATTGAAGAGACCAGAGCCATAACTCGAGCTTCTAGTCTCATACTCAACACTTTTGACGACCTCGAATCCTCAGTTCTCTCCCACATTGCCTCTCgattttcaaaaatttacaCCATCGGACCATTGCATGCTCTCCTCAACTCTCGTGTCGTGGACGACAACCTATCTTCCTCATCCTCCGCCGCCGCCTCTTTGCGCCAAGAAGACCGTGGTTGCATGATGTGGTTAGACTCCCGTAGGGTTGGGTCTGTTATTTTCGTTAGCTTCGGGAGTTTGGTGAAACTAACACGTGTTCAATTACTAGAGTTTTGGCACGGATTGGTTAATAGTGGGTCCCCTTTTCTATGGGTCATCCGCTCAGATGTGCTATGGGGTGATGAAGGAGAGCAAGCGAGTCACGTAACCCCGGCGGAGTTGGAGATGGGTACAAAAGAACGGGGGTTTATAGTCGATTGGGCTCCACAAGAAGAGGTCCTGGCCCATGAAGCTGTAGGTGGGTTTCTGACCCATAGCGGGTGGAATTCGACACTGGAGGCAATTTGGGCCGGAGTCCCAATGCTTTGCTGGCCCCAACTAGCAGACCAGCAAGTGAA
It contains:
- the LOC133724198 gene encoding 7-deoxyloganetic acid glucosyltransferase-like — protein: MEMQMELQPQPHVLLLPFPAQGHIKPMLALAQLLCHAGIHVTFLNTEHNHRQLTQRQALSTRFPTLHFHSISDGLPSDHPRSISPNLMDIVTSLRSKTAPLLHQLLVSLMSKNDVGSAAQLPPLGCVITDGIMCFAIEVAEEVGIPVIALRTTSACSFWCYSCIPKLIEEAQLPFGDHDMDKIVSGIPGMECLLRRRDLPSICGVPTDHPVIQFFIEETRAITRASSLILNTFDDLESSVLSHIASRFSKIYTIGPLHALLNSRVVDDNLSSSSSAAASLRQEDRGCMMWLDSRRVGSVIFVSFGSLVKLTRVQLLEFWHGLVNSGSPFLWVIRSDVLWGDEGEQASHVTPAELEMGTKERGFIVDWAPQEEVLAHEAVGGFLTHSGWNSTLEAIWAGVPMLCWPQLADQQVNSRWVGEVWKIGVDMKDTCDRSTVEKMIKALMKGEDKEVISRSVDHFAKLARTSVSKSGSSYLNLEKFIQDLRNL